CGAACTGGATGGTGGGGTTGGCGCCCTCGCCCTCGCCTCGGGATCATCTGCCGTTTCCCTTGCCATCCTCAACCTCGCCAGGGCCGGCGACAATATCATTTCGAGCAGCTACCTGTACGGCGGCACGCACAACCTGTTCAGCCATACGTTGCCGCGGCTGGGAATAACCGTCAAGTTTGTCGACACATCTGATCCTGCCAATATTGCAAACGCTATTGACGATAAAACCCGCGCCGTCTATACCGAATCGATCGGCAACCCGAAGAACAACGTCGATGATTTCGAGATGATCGCCAAGTTAGCCCACGACAATGGCCTGCCGCTGATCGTTGACAATACGGTGACCACGCCGCTGCTGTTCCGGCCGATCGATCATGGCGCCGATATCGTCGTCTACTCATTGACCAAGTTCATCGGCGGTCACGGTACCAGTATCGGCGGCGCGGTCGTCGACAGCGGAAAATTTGACTGGTCGAGCGGCCGGTTTGCCGAGTTCACCACGCCCGACCCGAGTTACCACGGTCTTATCTACCACGAAGCCCTGGGCGAACTTGCCTATATTCTGAAGATGCGACTGACCCTGCTGCGTGACCTCGGGCCCTGCCTGTCGCCGTTCAATGCTTTTCTGTTTTTGCAGGGCCTGGAGACGCTGCACGTCCGGATGCCGCAGCACTGCAACAACGCTCAAAAGGTTGCCGAGTTTCTCGATGCACACCCGCAGGTCGAATGGGTCAACTACCCCGGCCTGAGCAATCACCCGGATCATGACAGGGCCCGCAAATACATGCCGAAGGGCCAGGGAGCCATTCTCGGCTTTGGCATCAAGGGCGGCGCGGCGGCCGGTTCGAAATTTATCGACAGCGTTGAGCTGTGCAGTCACCTGGCCAATATCGGTGATGCCAAGACGCTCGTTATCCATCCGGCGACCACGACCCACCAGCAGCTTTCTGAAGCTGATCAGATTGCGGCCGGGGTCAGCCCTGACTATATTCGGGTCTCAGTCGGGATCGAGGACGTCGAGGACATTATCGCCGACCTCGACCAGGCTCTCAAGGCGAGCCAGGCTTAATCACAACGCGCATTACAAAATCACCAGGCGGACTCCTTTGAGTCCGCCTTTTTATTGTCGATTGCTGCCCGATCATGCTAGAATTCTTCCGTTTTCGATCCCTGAACAGAGGCAGCAATGGCCCGCAACCGTACCCTGCAAAACAAGCTCGAATACCTGGTTTTTTTACCTGTCGTTGTCTTCTTCAGAGCCCTGCCGCGAACCCTCTCCCTGCGCTGTGGCGAGCGACTCGGTTCACTCGCGCTAATCCTGATGGCCGGCCGCCGGAAACTGGTCCTGCGCAACCTGTCCCGCTCCTTCCCGGAAAAAAGTTCAAGCGAGATCGAAACCCTCTGCAAGAAAACATTCCGTCACATTGGCATCAGCGTTGCCGAGATGATCAATATCGACAGGTTCCACGGCAAACAAGACCTTGATCGATACTTTACCTTTGAAGGACTTGAGCACCTCGAGGCGGCAAAATCCATGGGGCGGGGCGTTCTGCTTGCAACCGGCCATGTCGGGTTCTGGGAAATCGGCGCATTTTTCCTGCCGGAACTCGGGTTCAAGCCGGCCTTTGTAGCCAAAAAAGCAAAGAACCCATACATCAATGACTACATGATCCGCTTGCGCGAACATGGCGGCGCCCAGGTGATCGATGCCAACAAGGGAGCCCGGCAGATCGTCAAGAACCTGATGGAAGGGAACTGCGTCGGCGTTTTGATCGATCACCACATGCACGCCAGGGAGGCCGTTCAGGTGCCGTTCTTCGATCGTCCGGCCTGGACCACCCCGATTATCACCCAGATCGCCATGAAACGGAACATCCCGGTCATTCCGATTTTTGTCTACAGAACTGAAGATTTCAAGTATCGGGTTGTTATCGACGCGGCAATCTTTCTCGAAGGCGAGATCAATGATGAGAATGTCACTGCCAATACCGCTCGGCTGACCAACATCATCGAGGATGCGATCCGGGTCGAGCCGAGCCAGTGGTTCTGGGTCCACAAACGATGGAAACAATAACATGCCGACCGTAAGCTGCCCCTTTCACATCGTTTTGATCGAACCGGAAATCCCGCCCAACACCGGAAATATCGCCCGTCTCTGCGCCGCCACGGGAAGTATTCTCCACCTTGTCGGCAAGCTCGGGTTTTCCCTTGACGACAAGCACCTCAAACGGGCCGGCCTTGATTACTGGCCATCGGTTCAACTCAGGCGGTGGACGTCTTTCGAGGAGTTGCGGATCAACTATCCGGATGGACGGTTCTGGTTCACTTCGAAGAAGGCTGAAAAAAGCTATGCCGGGGTCGGCTATAAAACCGGTGATTTCATCGTTTTTGGCAAGGAGACTCTCGGATTACCCGATACAATGATCGAAAATAACCGGGAACGGGCGATCCGGATACCGGTGAACAGCGACGCGGTCAGGAGTCTGAACCTGTCAACGGCGGCAGGGATTGTTCTTTATGAAGCACTCCGACAAACCGGCGTACTCAAATGACAGCATGTTGCCGTTCAAACGCCAGCAGCCATTCCTTGGTGGCAATTCCGGAACCACCCGAATAACCGGTCATCTTGCCGGTCGAGCCAACGATACGATGAAACGGCACAATAATCGGTATCGGGTTGGCGGCCATTACCCGCCCGACAGCACGGGCCGCTTGAGCATGCCCGGACAGCTCGGCGAGGGCACCGTAAGAGAGGATCTGACCAAACGGAACACCTTGCAGGCAGTCCAGAACGTCGCGTGAAAATGGCGACAATCCATCAAGACATAGCGGCAGTTCAAAGACGAAACGTTCACCGGAAAAGTACTCCTGCAGCTGCTTAGCGGCCTCTTCACTGACCGCATTGGCGGACTGCTCACTCTGAACCTCGAACCGTGACAACTTGGCATTGCTGCCGGGGTTGAATCCAACCGCGACAACGGCATTTTCATCGGCAATCACCCGGAGCAGACCGAGCGGCGTAGCAACATCACTCAGAGACTTCATCGATCCTTCTTTCTTCGCAAAATACTACCGAGCTCATTAAGGGCGTTCACCCCGAACAGCCTGCAGATGACCAGATATATCGCACCTCCGGAAAAGACAGCGGTCAGAAGGACAGCGGAATTGCGAATCCGTTCAGTATCGGCATTCCAATGACCAAACTGCAAGACCGCCCAGACGACCACAGACATGACCAAAAGCGCGGGAGCCACCTTGACAAGCATCACTGAAAGGGATGACAGCCGCAGCCCGCCGATGCGGCGCTGAATCAACCAGAGGAGAACGATGGCATTAAACAATGATGCCAGGGTCAGGGCAACAGCGAGACCGACATGAGCCCAGAACTGCATCAGGAGAAGTCCGAGCCCGGCGTTTGCCAGCAGTGTCCAGAAAGATACCCAGACCGGTGTCCGCGTGTCCTTCATGGCGTAAAAGGCCGGGACGACGACCCGGCTCAGCCCGACACAAATCAATCCCGGTGCATAGGCGACCAGCGCCAGGCCCGATTGGCGGACTGCAGCGGCGGTAAACTCGCCGCTCATAAAGAAAACCGAATAGACCGGAACGGCACAGAGCATAAGGCCGAGCGTTGCCGGCAGAATCAGAAACAACAACAGTTCAAAGGAATAATGCAAGGATTCCCTGAAACCATCGAGATCATCATCTGCAAGTTGCCGACTCATCGCCGGCAACACCGCCTGGGCCAAAGAGGCAATGATGATTCCCTGGGGAAACTCGAAGAGACGTTGTCCATAGTAAAGATAAGAGACCGAACCTTCGGGCAGAAATGAGGCCAGCAGGCGGGTCACAACGACGTTAATCTGGTAAATTGCCACCCCGGCAATACCGGGGAGCATCAGCAGTGAGATCTGCCGAATCGCCGGATGGGAAAAGTTAAACGATGGCTTGAGGCTGTAGCCGAAGCGGAACAGGAGCGGAAACTGCATCAGTAATTGCAAAATACCACCGAGCAGTACGCCGATGGCCAGTGCTGCTATCGGGGTCTCAAGCCGGGGCGACAACAGAACAGCCGCCCCGATCATCGACAGGTTGAGCACAACCGGCGAAAATGAGGGCAGAAAATAATGGCCTCGAACATTGAGGATGCCGGTTACCAGCGCCAGCAATGAAACAAATAATATGTACGGAAACATCAACCGGTTCAGCATGTCGGTTAATTCAAGCTTCCCCGGAACCGCTTCAAATCCAAAACCGATCAAGCGTACAACTTCCGGCGAAGCAACAATACCGATAACCGTGACAGCCGCCATGATGACAAACAACAGCGTAAAGCAGATAGAGGCGACCCGGCGGGCTTCTTCCTCACCCTCTTTATGGTAGATATCGGAGAAGGTTGGAACGAATGCTGCGGTCAACGATCCTTCAGCAAAAAAACGCCGTAAAAGGTTCGGGATGGTAAATGCCATGAAAAAAGCATCTGTGACAAAACCGGCACCGAACAGTCTGGCGACGACAATATCGCGTACCAGTCCGGCGACACGGCTGACGCCGGTAGCGGCTCCCATTAAACCTGTAGCCATGGCTATTCTGTGCTTCTCTGACATTCTGAATGATTTAACACACCGATATGGCGGTCGCAACGAATTTCATGTAGCAGACGTTTCGGGCCATGCGACTTTCAAGGATTATATTATTTTAATCCTGATTAAAAGGGCTACAATCCCAGCATTTCAGGGGGTTTACGTTTCCAGATTAGCATATTTTAACTTGACTGCACGTTTCGACAATGGTAAAAGAACGCTCCGTTAAACAATCAATCAATTTTCTGGAGGAATCAAGAGTGGCCAACCATAAATCTGCTATCAAGAGAAATCGTCAGAACGCAATTCGCAATGCCCGCAACA
The Desulfuromonas sp. genome window above contains:
- a CDS encoding O-acetylhomoserine aminocarboxypropyltransferase (catalyzes the formation of L-methionine and acetate from O-acetyl-L-homoserine and methanethiol) gives rise to the protein MSDEKKLGLGTKALHAGQVPDPTTNSRAVPIYQTSSYTFDSSEHAANLFSLAEMGNIYTRIMNPTTDVLEKRLAELDGGVGALALASGSSAVSLAILNLARAGDNIISSSYLYGGTHNLFSHTLPRLGITVKFVDTSDPANIANAIDDKTRAVYTESIGNPKNNVDDFEMIAKLAHDNGLPLIVDNTVTTPLLFRPIDHGADIVVYSLTKFIGGHGTSIGGAVVDSGKFDWSSGRFAEFTTPDPSYHGLIYHEALGELAYILKMRLTLLRDLGPCLSPFNAFLFLQGLETLHVRMPQHCNNAQKVAEFLDAHPQVEWVNYPGLSNHPDHDRARKYMPKGQGAILGFGIKGGAAAGSKFIDSVELCSHLANIGDAKTLVIHPATTTHQQLSEADQIAAGVSPDYIRVSVGIEDVEDIIADLDQALKASQA
- a CDS encoding tRNA (uridine(34)/cytosine(34)/5-carboxymethylaminomethyluridine(34)-2'-O)-methyltransferase TrmL; this encodes MPTVSCPFHIVLIEPEIPPNTGNIARLCAATGSILHLVGKLGFSLDDKHLKRAGLDYWPSVQLRRWTSFEELRINYPDGRFWFTSKKAEKSYAGVGYKTGDFIVFGKETLGLPDTMIENNRERAIRIPVNSDAVRSLNLSTAAGIVLYEALRQTGVLK
- a CDS encoding cysteine methyltransferase (Involved in the cellular defense against the biological effects of O6-methylguanine (O6-MeG) in DNA. Repairs alkylated guanine in DNA by stoichiometrically transferring the alkyl group at the O-6 position to a cysteine residue in the enzyme. This is a suicide reaction: the enzyme is irreversibly inactivated); the encoded protein is MKSLSDVATPLGLLRVIADENAVVAVGFNPGSNAKLSRFEVQSEQSANAVSEEAAKQLQEYFSGERFVFELPLCLDGLSPFSRDVLDCLQGVPFGQILSYGALAELSGHAQAARAVGRVMAANPIPIIVPFHRIVGSTGKMTGYSGGSGIATKEWLLAFERQHAVI
- the mviN gene encoding murein biosynthesis integral membrane protein MurJ is translated as MSEKHRIAMATGLMGAATGVSRVAGLVRDIVVARLFGAGFVTDAFFMAFTIPNLLRRFFAEGSLTAAFVPTFSDIYHKEGEEEARRVASICFTLLFVIMAAVTVIGIVASPEVVRLIGFGFEAVPGKLELTDMLNRLMFPYILFVSLLALVTGILNVRGHYFLPSFSPVVLNLSMIGAAVLLSPRLETPIAALAIGVLLGGILQLLMQFPLLFRFGYSLKPSFNFSHPAIRQISLLMLPGIAGVAIYQINVVVTRLLASFLPEGSVSYLYYGQRLFEFPQGIIIASLAQAVLPAMSRQLADDDLDGFRESLHYSFELLLFLILPATLGLMLCAVPVYSVFFMSGEFTAAAVRQSGLALVAYAPGLICVGLSRVVVPAFYAMKDTRTPVWVSFWTLLANAGLGLLLMQFWAHVGLAVALTLASLFNAIVLLWLIQRRIGGLRLSSLSVMLVKVAPALLVMSVVVWAVLQFGHWNADTERIRNSAVLLTAVFSGGAIYLVICRLFGVNALNELGSILRRKKDR